The stretch of DNA GAACTTAGAAGTCAAGGTACAAAAAATAGAAGTAAAGTACAGAACTTAGTAGCCAGGTAATAGAACTTAGTAGCCAGGTAATAGAACTTAGTAGCCAGGTAATAGAACTTAGTAGTCAGGTAATAGAACTTAGTAGTCAGGTAATAGAACTTAGTAGTCAGGTAATAGAACTTAGTAGCCAGGTAATAGAACTTAGTAGTCAGGTAATAGAACATTTCTGTCAAGTTTGACACTTTACCTGCTGACCCCCAAAGGAAGGTACATAAGATCCTATATCCAATGTGACACAGACTGGGGGTgaattctttcctgactccaaaaggACAACCAGACAATTCCCCCAACCATCACTGTACTGTGTTACTGATTAACTCTCTCATGTACAGTCAGTGCCCTGTTACTATTGGGGAGCAGGCCTACACATCCCATGATGCACTGAGTACTTTCCCAGCATGCCCCGCAGGCCCCCCATACAGACCGGTAGCGATGCTGCTGTGCCGCCGAGCCGCAGTACCACTATCCGCCTGTAGAGGGAGCAGCGCGTCTCTCCCAGCGCAGCGTCTCTCTCAGCCTGTGCCAAAGCCGGCAGCCCAGGGGGGCGGGTCCCGCCGGAGGGGGTGGGCGTGGCTGCGGAGGCCCTTTAAATAGACGGGACCCTGACTGACTTTGTCAATGAACAGCTGAGACTCGCAGGTGATGTGTGGCTTTAGCCCAACGCCAGCTCAACAGCCCCTTACCCCAGCTCAATTGCCCCTTACCCCAGCTCAATAGCCCCCTACCCCAGCTCAATAGCCCCCTACCCCAGCTCAATAGCCCCCTACCCCAGCTCAATAGCCCCCTACCCTTACTGAGCTGCCCCCCCAACCGACTGAGGATCCCTGGTCCTGGGCACTGgaaagtgagagagagagaaggaagagaCGTCTCTGTATCGTTATATCTGTATATTGTACCGACCCCCTGGCATTGGGATATGGCTGCCCTCCTGCTGCTCCTACAGCTGGCTGCCCTCCTCAGCCCTGGCACCTCCGGCAAACTGGTGAGTGACTCTTCTTTCTCTAtccccccagtgcccacactgTGCCAACTACCAGTATTTCTCTGGGAGAGCCCCCTGTACCCCAAGTGCCCACACTGTGCCAACTACCAGTACTTCTCTGGCAgagccccctgtaccccccagtgcccacactgTGCCATGCCCAACTACCAATACTTCTcaccccccagtgcccacactgTGCCATGCCCAACTACCAATACTTCTcaccccccagtgcccacactgTGCCATGCCCAACTACCAATACTTCTACACCCCCAGTGCCCACACTGTGCCATGCCCAACTACCCAATACTTCTACACCCCCAGTGCCCACACTGTGCCATGCCCAACTACCAATACATCTAcaccccccagtgcccacacGGTGCCATGCCCAACTACCAATACTTCTAcaccccccagtgcccacactgTGCCATGCCCAACTACCAATACTTCTAcaccccccagtgcccacactgTGCCATGCCCAACTACCAATACTTCTAcaccccccagtgcccacactgTGCCATGCCCAACTACCAATACATCTAcaccccccagtgcccacactgTGCCATGCCCAACTACCAATACTTCTAcaccccccagtgcccacactgTGCCATGCCCAACTACCAATACTTCTAcaccccccagtgcccacactgTGCCATGCCCAACTACCAATACTTCTAcaccccccagtgcccacactgTGCCATGCCCAACTACCAATACTTCTAcaccccccagtgcccacactgTGCCATGCCCAACTACCAATACTTCTAcaccccccagtgcccacactgTGCCATGCCCAACTACCAATACTTCTAcaccccccagtgcccacactgTGCCATGCCCAACTACCAATACTTCTAcaccccccagtgcccacactgTGCCATGCCCAACTACCAATACTTCTAcaccccccagtgcccacactgTGCCATGCCCAACTACCAATACTTCTAcaccccccagtgcccacactgTGCCATGCCCAACTACCAATACTTCTAcaccccccagtgcccacactgTGCCATGCCCAACTACCAATACTTCTAcaccccccagtgcccacactgTGCCATGCCCAACTACCAATACTTCAACacccccttgtaccccttgtGCCCAGGTATTTGCCTTTATTCCAATGTGTGTTCTGATTGGCACTACAGAGATTGGCAGAGGAATCTGTGCCACCAGGTTGCTGATTTTCCATTCAGTATCTCATTTATTCTGGTTTGTTTATTGcaaggtttactttccctttagtcACATATTTGGGTCTATGATACGAGCGCCAGTAGGAGCTGCCACCCTGCTTGCCCCTGGGAAGGCGAAATGAATGGCGGTGTATTATTAATGGGCAGCGGCCGTGCCAGGGTGGCCCTGTCTGACCCGTCTGTACCCACCCACATGTCTGGAGTCAGCCTGGTACCCCCAAACAATTGTCCCATTCTGTGGGGCATTAAAGCTTTGCCCTGACCCAATGAATAGCTTTGTTCTGAGCCTCTCATGTTCCACTTCAAAGTCTGCCCCTTGGTGCCACCGCTGCCGGATATCCCCGGGCACAGCCTCTCATTATTCCTTATTAACCCTATGCAGCTGCGCTACACACACGGGGGGGTATACCAGGGTGTGTAGGGGTATTCCCTGTAGCTGGTGCGCTCCTCTCCTTATCAGGGGGTGTAGCCTGTACAGGTAATTCCAGAAGCACCATAAAAGCTACTGTGTATTATTATATTGCAATATGCACACAGGTCAGTGacgcaacatggcagctcccacccacatgtataaatatacagagaaggaatgttctgggcacacaataagctgtacccccatactgtactgtctaagggaaacactatggcacctccctccccatatgtataaatacaaatatacagagaaggaatgttctgggcacacaataagctgtacccccatactgtactgtctaagggaaacactatggcaccccctccccatatgtataaatacaaatatacagagagggaatgttctgggcacacaataagctgtacccccatactgtactgtctaagggaaacactatggcacctcctacccatatgtataaatacaaatatacagagagggaatgttctgggcacacaataagctgtacccccatactgtactgtctaagggaaacactatggcaccccctacccatatgtataaatacaaatatacagagagggaatgttctgggcacacaataagctgtacccccatactgtactgtctaagggaaacactatggcaccccctacccatatgtataaatacaaatatacagagagggaatgttctgggcacacaataagctgtacccccatactgtactgtctaagggaaacactatggcaccccctacccatatgtataaatacaaatatacagagagggaatgttctgggcacacaataagctgtacccccatactgtactgtctaagggaaacactatggcaccccctacccatatgtataaatacaaatatacagagagggaatgttctgggcacacaataagctgtacccccatactgtactgggaaacactatggcacctcctacccaccctttctatgtgggggggggggttctgattGTGGCTGTTTCACCCCAGATGGGGCAGTTCCTATGGGATGGGGGAGGGCAGAGGATTCCCCGGCACATGTTTAGCCAGGCGGCGCTTTAGGCTGCGTCACGGTGGGTTTGTACACACTGCGGCCTCCCCCCCCCCGTCTCCATCCCGTGTTTATTATTTCTCCCGCGCACAGATCGCATTTCTTGGACGCCGCCGCGCATTTCACTTTTTTATTCCTTCCTTTATGAATTTCACTAGGAAAAACATCCCACCCTTTAGCTCCTGCATTCctcctggctgggggggggcgagCCTCAACGACTTGGTTTTTCCATTGCAAAGTCAGACTGTTGTGTTGCCCTCTGTGCCCCCGGAGATGCCAACGGCTGCCAAGGCCTttagcttttagtataatgtagagagacaatttgcagttggtcttcattttttattatgcagagtttttttttatttcaatttttgttgatcagctctccagtttggaggttTTAGCAGTgagcaggttgctagggtccaaattaccttagcaaccaaggagtggtttgattgagagactggtatatgaataggggaggggctgaatagaaagataaggaataaaaagtaacaataacaataaaactggagcctcacagagcaatagggtttggttgctaggatccaagttaccttagcaaccagggaggggtttgaatgagagactggtatatgaataggggaggggctgaatagaaagataaggaataaaaagtaacaataacaataaaactggagcctcacagagcaatagggtttggctgccggggtcagttatcctgttgctagggctcctattaccttagcaaccagggagaagTTTGACCCAGACACTgtgatatgaataggggaggggctgaatagaaagataaggaataaaaagtaacaataacaataaaactggagcctcacagagcaatagggtttggctgccgaggtcagttatcctgttgctagggctcaaattaccttagcaaccagggaggggttggaatgagagactggtatatgaataggggaggggctgaatagaaagataaggaataaaaagtaacaataacaataaaactggagcctcacagagcaatagggtttggctgccgggtcagttatcctgttgctagggctcaaattaccttagcatccagggagtggtttgaatgagagatgggtatatgaataggggaggggctgaatagaaagataaggaataaaaagtaacaataacaataaaactggagcctcacagagcaatagggtttggctgccggggtcagtgacccccatttgaaagctgcaaagaggcaaaaaaactattaacaaataaataatgaagaccaattgaaaagctgctaggaatattctataacatagtaaaagggCCCGGGGGTACTGGGGGGTGTTAGCCGCGGCGCGAGGTGGGTGGCTGCACGGAAATACCAGGGGAGATAAAAAGCCGACGCACAAAGCATctatttcttccccccccccccggaggtTAAAGGAAAAGAATAACCGCtctgtttattttccttttcccTCAAAAGAATCTGTTTAGATTCCAACATTCCGAGCAGCAGTTACGTGGCTTTGGCTGTGCGTCTGTTCCCTGCCCGGGTCCGACTGGATCAGCGCCGACTGGGCCCACTCATTCATATACGGCCCAAACTGTAATGCCCTTCATTGGCTGATAGTGTAGGGGGGGGTAATACggaccccagaacccacagcgggataaatacagtgaatAAGGAATGAGGGCAGTTTAGTAAACCCATGTGACACCATCCAACATGGCGGAACTGCCCTCATTGGGGCTGTACTGTAGTGAGTAAATGGTTTCTCAGATTTGATTGGTTGATGGGGATGGGGAGAGCGGATTGGCCAGCCCGGGGCAGTGGCAGTTGCCAAAGACAAATACAAAGTGTTGGCAGCCAGAAATCGTTTTATTCCGAGCCGTCGCAGGGAAATGTGGTTTAATTCTATTTATACCCCCGGTATTTATAGCTCTGGCATTGGCTGGGAAACACTTTGGCTTCTATTCTGGATGAAGTGTTTGCTGTGCGGTTCAGCCGCTCTCGCCGGTCACATGTCCTTTTCCCTCTGCCAGGAATGATCTGGGTCGGTACCCCGGGCACGATCGGGCAGCCCTGCCAAGCCTTGTGACTGGCGTCGGGCACGTGGCCGCCCGTTTCTGTCTGGCTGTGACTAGTGGGAAATGAGGGTTGGCACGCTGCAGGGCATTGGGTTCCTAGGCCTGCTTTGTGCCACTCAAATAATAGGGGCATCTatccaggggcatgctgggagttgtagaacATGtctaggtaggtaggtaggtgcctGTATCCCCATTGCCTTTACTAACACTGTGCCATTGCTTTTACAGACGGGAGTTCCCTGCCCAGCCCAGTGTGCGTGCCCTAAAGAAGCCCAGTCGTGCCCCCCGGGCATCAGCCTGGTAACGGACTCCTGCGGCTGCTGCAAAGTCTGTGCCCGCCAGTATAACCAGGACTGCGCCCTCAACCAACCCTGCGATCACATCAAGGGCTTGCACTGTGACTATGGCGCCGACCCCGCCTCTCCCGTGGGCATCTGTCGAGGTGAGCGATTTCCCAAGGTGGCACCATGTGCCCAAACCTTCCCGCTACTGGCGCCATTCATTCAGCGTGGCTAGTGGCCCACGGGAAGGTGCCATCCTGGTTTTACCCATCACACATGCTTGGCACTGGGTCGGTGGCATTGTAGTCAAGGGCACACCTGGCGAAACTTCTGTGGATAAACCAGTCGGCTCCTCCGAGGGCAATAACTGGCTGGCATGGCCCTTGGCACCGATCATTTGCCCGAACCAGGGAAGAGACTAAATAAACACTCGATCTGAGCTTGATAAGGGCCTCGGGCTCCTGTCCAATAGCATTTCCCTTTCCCAGACGTATAATACTCcatatatagcgaataaagtaccccctattgtaacatatagggatattataagcccacgaggagttccttataatatatagtgaataaagtaccccctattgtaacatatagggatattataagcccacgaggagttccttataatatatagtgaataaagtgccccctattgtaacatatagggatattataagcccccgaggagttccttataatatatagtgaataaagtaccccctattgtaacatatagggatattataagcccccgaggagttccttataatatatagcgaataaagtaccccctgttgtacaatataaggatattataagcccccgaggagttccttataatatatagtgaataaagtgccccctattgtaacatatagggatattataagcccccgaggggttccttataatatatagtgaataaagtgccccctattgtaacatatagggatattataagcccccgaggagttccttataatatatagtgaataaagtaccccctgttgtacaatataaggatattataagcccccgaggagttccttataatatatagtgaataaagtgccccctattgtaacatatagggatattataagtccccgaggggttccttataatatatagtgaataaagtgccccctattgtaacatatagggatattataagcccccgaggggttccttataatatatagtgaataaagtgccccctattgtaacatatagggatattataagtccccgaggagttccttataatatatagtgaataaagtgccccctattgtaacatatagggatattataagcccccgaggagttccttataatatatagtgaataaagtgccccctattgtaacatatagggatattataagcccctgaggagttccttataatatatagtgaataaagtgccccctattgtaacatatagggatattataagcccctgaggagttccttataatatatagtgaataaagtaccccctattgtaacatataaggatattataagtcaccgaggagttccatgaccttcagcctcggtcatggaactccgaggtgccttctaatatccttatattttacaacagggggtactttatttattataatatacacggttcagtgagtcatgtgacaaatgacatcactaagcactgtttataaggatataatttacagtttggcccCATAGGGAAATGAGCAAACTAAGGATCCACtgtttttggattcggccgaacccccaagaccaaactgtatattataactgTATCATATTCCCTATAATATTCCCTATAACTGTATCATATTCCCTATAATATTCCCTATAACTGTATCATATTCCCTATAATATTCCCTATAACTGTATAATATTCCCTATAACTGTATCATATTCCCTATAACTGTATCATATTCCCTATAATATTCCCTATAACTGTATCATATTCCCTATAATATTCCCAATAACTGTATCATATTCCCTATAATATTCCCTATAACTGTATCATATTCCCTATAATATTCCCTATAACTGTATCATATTCCCTATAATATTCCCAATAACTGTATCATATTCCCTATAATATTCCCTATAACTGTATCATATTCCCTATAACTGTATCATATTCCCTATAATATTCCCTATAACTGTATCATATTCCCTATAATATTCCCTATAACTGTATCATATTCCCTATAATATTCCCTATAATATTCCCTATAACTGTATCATATTCCCTATCATATTCCCTATAATATTCCCTATAACTGTATCATATTCCCTATAATATTCCCTATAATATTCCCTATAACTGTATCATATTCCCTATCATATTCCCTATAATATTCCCTATAACTGTATCATATTCCCTATAATATTCCCTATAATATTCCCTATAATATTCCGTGTCTTTTCCTTCCCCGGCAGCCAAGTCGGAGGGGCGGCCGTGTGAATTCTTCGGGCAGATCTACCAGAACGGGGAGAACTTCCAGCCCAACTGCAAGCACCAGTGCACCTGTATGGATGGGGTGGTGGGCTGcatgcccctgtgcccccaggAGATGGCGCTGCCCGGCCCCGACTGCATTAACCCGAGGCTGGTGAAGGTGCCCGGGCAGTGCTGCGAGGCCTGGCAGTGCGACAGTAACCACATCCCGGAGGACTCGGGCGACACCACCGCGGGGGACAGGGAGGACCCCATCAGGTCGTCGGAAGAGATTGGGGAGCAGGCGGACATGGAGCCGGTGTCCAGCAACGAGCTGATCAGCCTCGTCAGAAACGGCTTCCGGGTGGAAAACGGTGAGTGGGTGGCGCCCATTATAGCGTTGCCGGGGGCTGTCACTTCCTGGGACTGGTCTCCCCCTACAGCCGCAATGGTAGGGCCTTACAAAGCATTTTATTGCTGGGGTTCAAGGAGGTACCAGTTCTGTGGGCAGGGGGCGCCATGGAGCACAACTCAGGGCATGGAGCCATTCTGCTATTTATATAGTCACTAAAGTACCCCCTGTGGTAAcatataaggattttagaaggtGCCCTCGgggtttcatgacctgtataaaagcacaaggctggaACTCAGAGGGCaccttctaaaatccttatatgTTACCACAGGGGGTACTTTAGTGACTATATAAATAGCAGAATGGCTCCATGGCGCCCCCACCCGCAGAATTGGTACTTCCCTGCTCTGTAAGGCCCTACCATTACGGCTGTAGGGGGGGGGACAAGCCCCAGCTCTGTttaccctgtgggggggggggggtaattaatgCGGTTGCCCCGGCAGAACTATTTGAGGGCCCTTAGAGCGCAGTGTTTGCATTGGGGGACCTTTGCCCTGGTATTTGTGTGCCTATTTGCCCGATGTTACTGGCAGGGTGGGGGCCCCCCGGTCACCCCTGGCGCTGGGTACAAATATGTCCCCTTGTGTTGCTGCAGGACTCGCTCCTTGGCCTCACCCGGGCCGGGCAACCTGCGCCATCCAGACTACTGACTGGTCCCACTGCTCCAAATCCTGCGACATGGGGGTCTCCAGCAGGATCACCAACGATAACCCCCAGTGTAAGCTTATGAAGGAGACGCGCTTGTGCCAAATCCGACCCTGCCGAGATCCATTTCCTACCAAACTCAAGGTAAGAACCGCACCCCGGGGATTTGCCCCCTACTGTATAGTCTCTGGGGTAATAGTTATGGGTATGCGGGTACGGCGCCAGTTATGGGTATGCGGGTACGGTGCCAGTTATGGGTATGTGGGTACGGTGCCAGTTATGGGTATGCGGGTACGGTGCCAGTTATGGGTATGCGGGTACGGTGCCAGTTATGGGTATGTGGGTACGGTGCCAGTTATGGGTATGCGGGTACGGTGCCAGTTATGGGTATGCGGGTACGGTGCCAGTTATGGGTA from Xenopus tropicalis strain Nigerian chromosome 8, UCB_Xtro_10.0, whole genome shotgun sequence encodes:
- the ccn1l gene encoding CCN family member 1; the protein is MAALLLLLQLAALLSPGTSGKLTGVPCPAQCACPKEAQSCPPGISLVTDSCGCCKVCARQYNQDCALNQPCDHIKGLHCDYGADPASPVGICRAKSEGRPCEFFGQIYQNGENFQPNCKHQCTCMDGVVGCMPLCPQEMALPGPDCINPRLVKVPGQCCEAWQCDSNHIPEDSGDTTAGDREDPIRSSEEIGEQADMEPVSSNELISLVRNGFRVENGLAPWPHPGRATCAIQTTDWSHCSKSCDMGVSSRITNDNPQCKLMKETRLCQIRPCRDPFPTKLKTGKKCARTRKAPQAAPLTYAGCASLRQYKPLHCGSCADGRCCTPSKTRTLRVRFRCDDGDTFQKSVMWVQKCKCHRDCPYPSQLSYPHYRLHNDIHTFTD